The following are from one region of the Denitrobacterium detoxificans genome:
- a CDS encoding M15 family metallopeptidase yields MKPKLAIAILCVAVCAMLAGCGGNATSTSSSPQSTQPSSTASSTTQQSQGIDYLALVNKLNALPDGWEDALETVHFTNTVGDDVEVEKKAYDAYLELKADLEKEDVHVDLDSARRSVAEQERIMADFTEKYGADYAKKTVATPGYSEHHTGLALDLYLIVDGQDVTENEDMVQYPEIWQKIHAKLAEHGFILRYLEGDEHITGYGYEPWHIRYVDDPAIAKEITEQGITFEEYKAGKVAPEVSYDFGNSSLYTREELEEAAVQAKCEFATFAGCELHSLRYAGDACNTPENLAWLNSLDEGKNYTQVCELVSDFHSPTSSTEPTAWNLDTEYTDYQWWLARTSDGGWQLLSYGY; encoded by the coding sequence ATGAAGCCAAAGCTAGCGATTGCAATACTCTGCGTTGCGGTGTGCGCGATGCTCGCCGGATGCGGAGGCAATGCCACCTCGACGTCGAGCTCCCCTCAGTCGACACAACCCTCGTCAACCGCATCGAGCACCACCCAACAATCCCAGGGAATCGACTACCTCGCCCTGGTGAACAAGCTCAACGCCCTGCCGGACGGCTGGGAAGACGCCCTCGAAACCGTGCACTTCACCAATACGGTAGGCGACGACGTCGAAGTCGAGAAGAAGGCCTACGACGCCTACCTGGAGCTGAAGGCAGACCTTGAGAAGGAAGACGTGCACGTTGACCTTGATTCGGCACGACGTAGCGTGGCCGAGCAGGAACGCATCATGGCCGACTTCACCGAAAAGTACGGCGCCGACTACGCGAAGAAGACCGTGGCCACGCCGGGATACTCCGAGCATCACACCGGCCTCGCGCTCGACCTGTACCTGATCGTCGACGGCCAGGACGTCACTGAGAACGAGGACATGGTGCAGTATCCCGAAATCTGGCAGAAGATACACGCCAAACTCGCCGAGCACGGCTTCATCCTGCGCTACCTGGAAGGCGACGAGCACATCACGGGCTACGGCTACGAGCCCTGGCACATCCGTTACGTAGACGATCCGGCCATCGCGAAGGAAATCACGGAACAGGGCATCACCTTCGAGGAATACAAGGCCGGCAAGGTAGCTCCCGAAGTGTCCTACGACTTCGGCAATTCCAGCCTCTACACTCGCGAGGAGCTTGAAGAGGCTGCCGTTCAGGCCAAATGCGAATTCGCCACGTTCGCGGGCTGCGAGCTACATTCCCTGCGCTACGCCGGCGACGCATGCAACACGCCCGAGAATCTTGCCTGGCTGAACAGCCTGGACGAGGGCAAGAACTACACGCAGGTCTGCGAACTCGTTTCCGACTTCCACTCCCCCACGAGCAGCACCGAACCAACCGCCTGGAACCTAGACACGGAGTACACCGACTACCAGTGGTGGCTTGCCCGCACGAGCGACGGCGGATGGCAGCTCCTCTCGTACGGATACTAG
- a CDS encoding insulinase family protein — MLQPNDELHGFRVERTESLAEIDGDAIVMRHAKSGARLLYLKNEDTNKAFSIAFGTSPVDDTGVFHILEHSVLCGSDRFPVKEPFVNLLRTSMQTFLNALTFPDKTMYPVASTNEQDLLNLMDVYLDAVLHPAIYSDKAIFEQEGWHYELEPREDGTERLSYNGVVFNEMKGALSDPESVLYHAVNRALFPGTCYEFESGGTPRAIPQLTYDQFLDTHARHYRLDNSYIVLYGNVDVDRMLGFLDERYLSCCEPRTQEAPNPRGHADSRVSLDNVVKMTTSPDNACVGLAYVVGESHDFERVLACDILLDALMGGNESPIKRAVLDAGLGGDATGYLLDAQAQPGAMFVLRNAKPQVAQKFMEVIETEAKRLVEEGIPRDVLQASLAQMAFSLRERDRGMADGVALAMSALSGWLYSDDDVTTYLHYEEPLAHMREGLKGRYFEDLLESLVLRSDHKALVDLQATSEEGAAAEEAKELAEREQAMGEQDRAQVHADVEALRARQEAPDSPEALSTLPQLHVSDIGPAVPDPETVRCDDLPLPYLYHDIPTRGINYLYAYFGMNGLTWEDIPYAEVMAQLLGVLGTDTRSAAQVDVWTREHLGALRFFAEVHVNSKDPEDITPRFVVSASALSEELDSLASIPREVWEHTDFNDKTRVRDALVQKRIDMEQAFMGMGHTKAASRISSYLYTSGVLDEQLHGVDFYLFLKDLLEHFDERFEELVARLNDVRERVFTQANCTISFTGTPQELGAFVSAAGTLGLPEGSRESVLQIPAPQVRREAFITPGDVVYVGKGANLRDVAPYGGAWSVLSNALSFDYLWNEVRVKGGAYGCGFRRMPIGYARFHSFRDPRIDETLERYDAAADWLAEFDPSDDEMEGYIVSTVAAHDAPTKPRMVARRGDACVFAHRAPDFREQMRAEKLAVTPEVLRGYADALRVLADSSAICVFGSADIIDKAKTKFDQRIELM; from the coding sequence ATGCTTCAACCCAACGATGAGCTGCACGGCTTTCGCGTCGAGCGTACAGAATCGCTTGCCGAAATCGATGGCGACGCCATTGTCATGCGACATGCGAAAAGCGGCGCTCGGCTGCTGTACTTGAAGAACGAAGACACGAACAAGGCGTTCTCCATAGCGTTTGGCACGTCGCCCGTCGACGACACGGGCGTGTTCCACATTCTGGAGCATTCCGTGCTTTGCGGTTCCGATCGCTTCCCCGTGAAAGAGCCGTTTGTGAACCTGCTGCGCACGAGCATGCAGACGTTCCTGAACGCGCTTACGTTCCCCGACAAGACGATGTACCCCGTGGCTAGCACGAACGAGCAGGACCTGCTCAACCTCATGGACGTGTACCTGGATGCAGTACTGCATCCGGCCATCTATTCCGACAAGGCTATCTTCGAGCAGGAAGGCTGGCATTACGAGCTGGAGCCGCGCGAGGATGGCACCGAGCGCCTGTCGTACAACGGCGTGGTGTTCAACGAGATGAAGGGTGCCCTTTCCGACCCGGAAAGCGTGCTGTATCACGCTGTCAACCGGGCGCTCTTCCCGGGCACGTGCTATGAGTTCGAAAGCGGCGGCACGCCTCGTGCCATCCCCCAGCTTACGTACGATCAGTTCCTGGATACGCATGCGCGTCACTATCGCCTGGATAACTCGTACATCGTGCTGTACGGCAATGTCGACGTCGATCGTATGCTGGGCTTTTTGGACGAGCGCTATCTGAGCTGCTGCGAACCGCGTACGCAAGAGGCGCCCAATCCGCGGGGCCATGCCGATTCGCGAGTTTCTCTCGACAACGTGGTGAAGATGACGACGTCGCCCGATAACGCCTGCGTGGGTCTTGCCTACGTGGTGGGGGAGTCGCATGATTTCGAGCGCGTGCTGGCGTGCGACATCCTGCTGGACGCCCTGATGGGTGGCAACGAATCGCCCATCAAGCGTGCGGTGCTCGACGCTGGCCTGGGCGGCGACGCTACGGGCTATCTGCTGGACGCCCAGGCGCAACCAGGTGCCATGTTCGTCCTGCGCAATGCGAAGCCTCAGGTGGCGCAGAAGTTCATGGAGGTTATCGAGACCGAGGCGAAGCGCCTGGTAGAAGAGGGCATTCCGCGCGATGTGCTGCAGGCTTCTCTTGCCCAGATGGCGTTTTCCCTGCGCGAGCGCGATCGCGGCATGGCCGATGGCGTGGCGCTTGCCATGAGCGCGCTTTCCGGCTGGCTGTACAGCGATGACGATGTAACGACGTACCTGCATTACGAAGAGCCGTTGGCGCATATGCGCGAGGGGCTGAAGGGTCGTTATTTCGAAGACCTGCTGGAAAGCCTGGTGCTGCGCAGCGACCACAAGGCGCTCGTGGATTTGCAGGCTACGTCCGAAGAGGGTGCTGCTGCCGAGGAAGCCAAGGAGCTTGCCGAGCGCGAGCAGGCTATGGGCGAGCAAGACCGAGCACAGGTGCATGCCGACGTCGAAGCGCTGCGTGCTCGTCAGGAGGCTCCCGATTCCCCCGAGGCGCTCTCCACGCTGCCGCAGTTGCACGTGAGCGACATTGGGCCCGCGGTTCCCGATCCGGAAACGGTGCGGTGCGACGACCTACCGCTGCCGTATCTGTATCACGACATTCCCACGCGCGGCATCAACTATCTGTACGCCTATTTCGGCATGAATGGCCTTACCTGGGAAGACATTCCTTACGCTGAGGTCATGGCGCAGCTGCTAGGCGTGCTGGGTACCGATACGCGCTCCGCCGCTCAGGTGGACGTGTGGACGCGCGAGCATTTGGGCGCACTGCGCTTCTTCGCGGAAGTGCACGTGAACAGCAAGGATCCCGAGGACATCACGCCGCGGTTCGTCGTTTCCGCAAGCGCCCTTTCAGAAGAGCTCGATTCCCTTGCATCCATTCCGCGCGAAGTATGGGAGCACACCGACTTCAACGATAAGACGCGCGTGCGCGACGCGCTCGTGCAGAAGCGCATTGACATGGAGCAGGCGTTCATGGGCATGGGCCACACAAAGGCCGCCTCGCGCATTTCCTCGTACCTGTATACGTCGGGCGTGCTCGACGAGCAGCTTCATGGCGTCGACTTCTACCTGTTCCTGAAGGATTTGCTCGAGCATTTCGATGAGCGCTTCGAAGAGTTGGTGGCTCGCCTGAATGACGTGCGTGAGCGCGTGTTCACGCAGGCAAATTGCACGATAAGCTTTACGGGCACGCCGCAGGAGCTTGGGGCGTTTGTCAGCGCCGCGGGAACGCTTGGCCTGCCGGAAGGTTCGCGGGAATCCGTGCTGCAGATCCCCGCGCCCCAGGTGCGCCGCGAGGCGTTTATCACGCCAGGCGATGTGGTGTATGTGGGCAAGGGTGCCAATCTCCGCGATGTCGCCCCGTATGGCGGCGCGTGGTCGGTGCTTTCGAATGCGCTTTCGTTCGACTACCTGTGGAACGAAGTGCGCGTGAAGGGTGGCGCTTATGGCTGCGGGTTCCGCCGCATGCCCATTGGCTATGCCCGATTCCATTCGTTCCGCGACCCGCGAATCGATGAGACGCTCGAGCGCTACGATGCGGCTGCCGATTGGCTTGCCGAATTTGATCCGTCCGACGACGAGATGGAGGGCTACATTGTGAGCACCGTTGCGGCACACGATGCGCCTACGAAGCCGCGCATGGTGGCACGTCGTGGCGACGCGTGCGTGTTTGCCCATCGCGCCCCCGACTTCCGCGAGCAGATGCGCGCGGAAAAGCTTGCCGTTACGCCCGAGGTGCTTCGCGGCTATGCCGACGCGTTGCGCGTGTTGGCGGACTCATCCGCCATCTGCGTTTTTGGCAGTGCCGATATTATCGACAAGGCGAAGACGAAGTTCGATCAGCGCATCGAGCTCATGTAG
- the mazG gene encoding nucleoside triphosphate pyrophosphohydrolase, whose translation MSEEATRTPQPVPNPATAANHPEFNAFVETIATLRNPNGGCPWDLKQTHQSTAKNMIEEAYEAVSAIDEGDADHMREELGDVLLEVVLQAQIAADAGEFTIDDVAHDVNEKIVRRHPHVFGAQAAMEAAGLSEEEVASAQTADEVVDLWDVIKGHERKLKDAARAEKLRAAGLDPNAPRGLLEDASREQPALMRAQEVSRKTVSVGFEWESTEDVWAKVEEEIAEFKAAEPRSAEAELEFGDILFALVNVARREHLDAETCLRRTCDKFQRRWEHMEATAHASGKRIDDYDTQALNDLWNAAKKAESAQ comes from the coding sequence ATGTCCGAAGAAGCAACTCGCACGCCCCAACCCGTCCCCAACCCCGCTACCGCAGCAAACCACCCCGAGTTCAATGCATTCGTGGAAACCATCGCCACGCTGCGCAATCCCAACGGCGGCTGCCCTTGGGACCTGAAGCAAACGCATCAGAGCACCGCAAAGAACATGATCGAAGAAGCCTACGAAGCCGTCTCGGCCATCGATGAGGGCGACGCCGACCACATGCGCGAGGAACTGGGCGACGTGCTACTCGAAGTCGTCTTGCAAGCGCAGATAGCCGCAGACGCAGGCGAGTTCACCATCGACGACGTGGCGCACGACGTGAACGAGAAGATCGTCCGCCGTCACCCCCACGTCTTCGGCGCGCAGGCGGCCATGGAAGCCGCCGGGCTCAGCGAAGAGGAAGTGGCCTCCGCGCAAACGGCAGACGAAGTCGTGGACCTCTGGGATGTCATCAAGGGTCACGAACGCAAGCTGAAGGATGCGGCACGCGCCGAAAAGCTCCGCGCCGCTGGCTTGGACCCGAACGCACCTCGCGGACTCCTGGAAGACGCCTCGCGCGAGCAACCTGCCCTCATGCGCGCCCAAGAGGTATCGCGCAAGACGGTGAGCGTGGGCTTCGAATGGGAATCCACCGAAGACGTCTGGGCAAAGGTCGAAGAGGAAATCGCCGAGTTCAAGGCAGCCGAACCACGTTCGGCCGAAGCGGAACTCGAATTCGGAGACATCCTATTCGCGCTGGTAAACGTGGCACGTCGCGAGCACCTCGACGCCGAAACGTGTCTGCGACGCACCTGCGACAAGTTCCAGCGCCGCTGGGAGCACATGGAAGCCACGGCCCATGCCAGCGGCAAGCGCATCGACGACTACGACACGCAAGCGCTCAACGACCTGTGGAACGCCGCAAAGAAGGCAGAATCCGCCCAGTAA